One Thomasclavelia spiroformis DSM 1552 DNA window includes the following coding sequences:
- a CDS encoding NAD(+) synthase — MKDGYIRIAAASFDTNIADIKNNSLQICKLIEQAYENKAKIIVFPELCLTGYTCEDLFNQDRLLNEAKFQLQNIIEKTINKDIIVVVGLPYQHLNSLYNVAAIIHSGKLLGLVPKTHVPNYQEFYEARRFEKAPSKNTTVFFNGQTTPFGTKYIFASSTNCEFKFGVEICEDLWLPDAPSIDLALNGATLILNPSASNEITTKKDYRRLLVKSQSARLICGYVYCNAGNGESTTDVVFSGHHIISENGTIINESQGFNSEIIYGDLDLKKLSSERRKMTTFKSKDEYETIYFDSTNIDLDTTYYYDPHPFVPNNLELREKRCKEVFDIQTYGLMQRLKATNIKKVVIGISGGLDSTLALLVCTMAFKKLNYDTKDIIAITMPCFGTTSRTKNNALGLMKELNVTSYDIDISESVKIQFRDIEQDETIHDVTYENVQARTRTEILMNKANQVGGLVIGTGDLSEVALGWSTYNGDHMSMYAVNVSVPKTLVRYLVDYVSSLYRGQKLEAILKDVLDTPVSPELLPQQDDKIVQKTEDIVGPYELHDFFIYHMIRFSDEPKKLLRKTKLAFKDKYDNETIKKWLIKFYWRFFTQQFKRSCIPDGPKVGSVSLSPRGDWRMPSDASVKEWIHELENN, encoded by the coding sequence ATGAAAGATGGATATATACGTATAGCTGCAGCCTCGTTTGATACAAATATTGCAGATATTAAAAATAATAGTTTACAAATCTGTAAACTAATTGAACAAGCTTATGAAAATAAAGCAAAAATAATTGTATTTCCAGAATTATGTTTAACAGGATATACATGTGAAGACTTATTTAATCAAGATCGTTTATTAAATGAAGCTAAATTTCAATTACAAAATATTATTGAAAAAACAATTAATAAAGATATTATTGTGGTAGTAGGTTTACCATATCAGCATTTAAATAGTCTATATAATGTAGCAGCAATTATTCATAGTGGTAAATTATTAGGTCTAGTTCCTAAAACTCATGTTCCTAATTATCAAGAATTTTATGAAGCTAGACGTTTTGAAAAAGCACCATCAAAAAATACAACCGTATTTTTTAATGGTCAAACTACTCCATTTGGTACTAAATATATTTTTGCTTCATCAACTAATTGTGAATTTAAATTTGGAGTTGAAATTTGTGAGGATCTCTGGTTGCCTGATGCCCCAAGTATTGATCTTGCCTTAAATGGTGCAACATTAATTTTAAATCCTTCAGCTAGTAATGAAATAACAACTAAAAAAGACTATCGTCGCTTATTAGTAAAATCACAATCTGCACGATTAATTTGTGGATATGTTTATTGTAACGCTGGAAATGGTGAAAGTACTACTGATGTAGTATTTAGTGGTCATCATATTATTAGCGAAAATGGTACCATCATCAATGAAAGTCAAGGATTTAATAGTGAGATAATATATGGCGATTTAGATCTGAAAAAATTATCTAGCGAAAGACGTAAAATGACCACTTTTAAATCAAAAGATGAGTATGAAACAATATATTTTGATTCAACTAATATTGATCTAGATACAACATATTATTATGACCCTCATCCTTTTGTACCTAATAATTTAGAACTTAGAGAAAAACGCTGTAAAGAAGTTTTTGATATTCAAACTTATGGATTGATGCAAAGATTAAAAGCAACAAATATTAAAAAAGTTGTAATTGGTATTTCTGGAGGGTTAGATTCTACTTTAGCATTACTTGTTTGTACAATGGCATTTAAAAAATTAAATTATGATACTAAAGATATCATCGCAATTACAATGCCTTGTTTTGGAACAACTTCTAGAACTAAAAATAACGCCTTAGGATTAATGAAAGAATTAAATGTTACAAGTTATGATATTGATATTAGTGAATCTGTAAAAATACAATTTAGAGATATTGAACAAGATGAAACCATTCATGATGTTACTTATGAAAATGTTCAAGCCCGTACCAGAACTGAAATTTTAATGAATAAAGCAAATCAAGTTGGTGGTTTAGTTATTGGAACAGGTGATTTGTCTGAAGTTGCTTTAGGTTGGTCAACTTATAATGGTGATCATATGAGTATGTATGCTGTTAATGTTTCTGTTCCAAAAACTTTAGTTCGTTATTTAGTTGATTATGTATCTAGTTTATATCGTGGTCAAAAATTAGAAGCTATTTTAAAAGATGTTTTAGATACTCCTGTTTCACCTGAATTATTACCTCAACAAGATGATAAAATAGTTCAAAAAACTGAAGATATCGTAGGACCATATGAATTACATGATTTCTTTATTTATCATATGATTCGTTTTAGCGATGAACCAAAAAAACTATTAAGAAAAACTAAATTAGCTTTTAAAGATAAATACGATAATGAAACAATTAAAAAATGGTTAATTAAATTTTATTGGCGTTTTTTCACCCAACAATTTAAACGCAGTTGTATTCCTGATGGTCCTAAAGTTGGTAGTGTTTCACTTTCTCCACGTGGAGACTGGAGAATGCCTAGTGATGCTAGTGTAAAAGAATGGATTCATGAATTAGAAAATAATTAA
- the groL gene encoding chaperonin GroEL (60 kDa chaperone family; promotes refolding of misfolded polypeptides especially under stressful conditions; forms two stacked rings of heptamers to form a barrel-shaped 14mer; ends can be capped by GroES; misfolded proteins enter the barrel where they are refolded when GroES binds) produces the protein MSKEVRFSSDARKAMLKGVNILGDAVCVTLGPKGRNVVLEKSYGSPLITNDGVSIAKEIELEDKFENMGAKLVYEVANNTNDVAGDGTTTATILARDMINNGIKAVDKGSNPVLMREGIEYASKEVAKTILKNSRKVETSNDVASVATISAGSKEIGDLIAQAMDKVGRDGIINVDESNGFDNELEISEGMQYDKGYVSPYMVSDREKMQVELENPYVLVTNHKINNIQEVLPVLEQVLQANKPLLLIAEDFENEVVSTLVLNKLRGTFNVVATKAPGFGDNQKEMLQDIAALTNAKFYNKELNMKLEDMKLEELGTIKKVIVTKDNTTMISNNEASEELKARIEEIKTRIANTTSDYDKKQYQERLGKLTNGVATIKVGATTESELKEKKLRIEDALNATKAAVSEGIVIGGGAALVEAYKELKPVLKNDNVDIQKGINIVMSALLAPISQIAQNAGYNCEDIVEEQKVADKNIGFDAKDGKWVDMFEAGIIDPTKVTRSALLNAASISALFITTEVGVAEIKSDEPQTPAMPGGMY, from the coding sequence ATGAGTAAAGAAGTTAGATTTTCAAGCGATGCCCGTAAGGCAATGTTAAAGGGTGTTAATATTCTTGGAGATGCTGTATGTGTAACTTTAGGACCTAAAGGAAGAAATGTTGTATTGGAAAAAAGTTATGGTTCTCCATTAATTACTAATGATGGTGTAAGTATTGCAAAAGAAATTGAATTAGAAGATAAGTTTGAAAATATGGGAGCAAAATTAGTATATGAAGTTGCAAATAATACTAATGATGTAGCTGGAGATGGAACAACTACTGCTACAATTCTTGCTCGTGATATGATTAATAATGGAATTAAAGCAGTTGATAAAGGAAGTAATCCAGTTTTAATGCGTGAAGGTATTGAATATGCAAGTAAAGAAGTTGCTAAAACAATTTTGAAAAATTCACGTAAAGTGGAAACAAGTAATGATGTTGCTAGTGTTGCAACAATTTCTGCGGGAAGTAAAGAAATTGGTGATTTAATCGCTCAAGCAATGGATAAAGTTGGTCGCGATGGAATTATTAATGTAGATGAAAGTAATGGATTTGATAATGAATTAGAAATTAGCGAAGGAATGCAATATGACAAAGGTTATGTATCACCATATATGGTATCTGATCGTGAAAAAATGCAAGTTGAATTAGAAAATCCATATGTTTTAGTTACTAATCATAAAATCAATAATATTCAAGAAGTATTACCGGTTTTAGAACAAGTATTACAAGCTAATAAACCATTGTTATTAATTGCTGAAGACTTTGAAAATGAAGTTGTTTCAACACTAGTATTAAATAAATTAAGAGGAACATTTAATGTTGTGGCAACAAAAGCACCTGGTTTTGGTGATAATCAAAAAGAAATGCTTCAAGATATCGCAGCATTAACTAATGCTAAATTCTATAACAAAGAATTAAACATGAAATTAGAAGATATGAAGCTTGAAGAATTAGGTACTATAAAAAAAGTAATTGTAACTAAAGATAATACAACAATGATCAGTAATAATGAAGCAAGTGAAGAACTAAAAGCTCGTATTGAAGAAATCAAAACAAGAATTGCTAATACAACTAGTGATTATGATAAAAAACAATATCAAGAAAGATTAGGTAAATTAACTAATGGAGTTGCTACAATTAAAGTTGGAGCAACTACAGAAAGTGAATTAAAAGAAAAGAAATTAAGAATTGAAGATGCTTTAAATGCCACTAAAGCAGCGGTATCAGAAGGTATTGTAATTGGTGGAGGAGCAGCATTAGTAGAAGCTTATAAAGAATTAAAACCAGTATTGAAAAATGATAATGTTGATATTCAAAAAGGTATTAATATTGTTATGAGTGCATTACTTGCACCAATCAGTCAAATTGCACAAAATGCGGGATACAATTGTGAAGATATTGTCGAAGAACAAAAAGTAGCTGATAAAAATATTGGTTTTGATGCTAAGGATGGTAAATGGGTAGATATGTTTGAAGCTGGTATCATTGATCCAACTAAAGTAACACGAAGTGCATTATTAAATGCAGCTAGTATTTCAGCTTTATTTATTACTACTGAAGTAGGTGTAGCTGAAATTAAATCTGACGAACCTCAAACTCCTGCAATGCCTGGAGGAATGTACTAA
- a CDS encoding IS1182 family transposase: MQNIKIIESNYPIDNSYYNTFQCKLPLDFFTVVPVDDPVTSFVEIMKGINTSKYFNCPHRGNRGYDPNMMLQVTLFAFINGQYELRKMEELCRYDIRYMWLANDETPSFMAFQRFISEKLSMSIEDIFYDVVKRIIELDDVDISKLYIDGTKIEANARKNSFVWKKAILGYQEKAFLKVTDLIIRLNDDLNFKYDIKSRYSADDTGLIAEQLMELMIRQNIEIVYGKGKRRSLLQKYYDEFLEIYIKLMRYEESLNICGDRNSYSKTDHDATMMNMKYDYYNHTGIFKPGYNLQIGVSDEYIMHMDIFSNPADTKTYIPFMKKYKERYGCYPKWPIGDAGYGSYDNLLFNVINGMELGLKYNYYAKKNTKEFKKKIYNQMNWEYDEKGFKVCPQGHSFNIEKEERWNTAGEYLQISRVFECGKCHDCKVKEKCTKAKEQRKIQINYALNEMQEKVDENLGTEEGKEMKKQRSIQSEGTFGIIKQNMDYVRLKRRGNINVKTELLLIGIAYNIRKYHNKKMKKKEISIS; the protein is encoded by the coding sequence TATAATACATTTCAATGTAAACTTCCACTAGATTTTTTTACAGTTGTTCCTGTAGATGATCCGGTGACATCTTTCGTAGAAATTATGAAAGGAATTAACACTTCAAAGTATTTTAACTGCCCCCATAGAGGCAACAGGGGCTACGACCCTAATATGATGTTACAGGTTACATTGTTTGCATTTATAAACGGTCAATATGAATTAAGAAAAATGGAAGAATTATGCAGATATGATATCCGATATATGTGGCTGGCTAATGATGAAACTCCTTCTTTCATGGCTTTTCAAAGATTTATATCAGAAAAATTATCGATGTCTATCGAAGATATTTTTTATGATGTTGTTAAAAGAATCATTGAATTAGATGATGTTGATATTTCTAAACTTTATATTGATGGAACTAAGATAGAAGCCAATGCAAGGAAAAACAGTTTTGTTTGGAAAAAAGCTATTCTAGGCTATCAGGAAAAAGCATTTCTTAAAGTGACAGATCTGATCATAAGATTAAATGATGATCTTAACTTTAAATATGATATAAAATCAAGATATTCTGCTGATGATACAGGACTGATTGCAGAACAGTTAATGGAACTGATGATAAGACAAAATATAGAAATAGTATACGGAAAAGGCAAAAGACGTTCCTTATTACAGAAATATTATGATGAATTTCTTGAAATCTATATAAAATTAATGAGATATGAAGAATCATTGAACATATGTGGCGACAGGAACAGTTATTCAAAGACTGATCATGATGCTACCATGATGAACATGAAGTATGACTATTATAATCATACAGGTATATTTAAACCGGGATATAACCTGCAAATAGGTGTAAGTGATGAATATATTATGCATATGGATATATTTTCAAATCCTGCTGATACAAAAACATATATACCGTTTATGAAAAAATATAAAGAAAGATACGGCTGTTATCCAAAATGGCCAATAGGCGATGCCGGATATGGAAGCTATGATAATTTGCTTTTTAATGTCATAAACGGGATGGAACTGGGATTAAAGTATAATTATTATGCAAAAAAGAATACAAAGGAATTTAAAAAGAAAATATATAATCAGATGAACTGGGAATATGATGAAAAGGGATTTAAAGTCTGCCCACAGGGACATTCATTTAATATTGAAAAAGAAGAAAGATGGAACACAGCAGGTGAATATCTACAAATCAGCAGAGTATTCGAATGTGGTAAATGTCATGACTGTAAAGTAAAAGAAAAATGCACAAAGGCAAAGGAGCAAAGAAAAATACAGATAAATTATGCCTTAAATGAAATGCAGGAAAAAGTAGATGAAAATCTTGGAACCGAAGAAGGAAAAGAGATGAAAAAGCAAAGAAGTATACAGTCAGAAGGGACATTTGGAATAATAAAGCAGAATATGGATTATGTCCGATTAAAAAGAAGAGGAAACATAAATGTAAAAACAGAACTGCTGTTAATAGGGATTGCCTATAATATACGCAAATACCACAATAAAAAGATGAAAAAGAAGGAAATATCAATTTCCTAA
- a CDS encoding GroES family chaperonin, translating to MIKPLHDNVVLKKEKVENKTSSGIILTTESKSMPSVATVVAIGKDCKAEIKENDQVVYKEYSGTNIKIDVVEYIVISEKDILGYLA from the coding sequence ATGATTAAGCCATTACATGATAATGTTGTTTTGAAAAAAGAAAAAGTAGAAAATAAAACATCAAGTGGAATTATTTTAACGACTGAAAGTAAAAGTATGCCAAGTGTAGCAACAGTTGTTGCAATTGGAAAAGATTGTAAAGCTGAAATTAAGGAAAACGATCAAGTAGTTTATAAAGAATATTCAGGTACGAATATTAAAATTGATGTAGTTGAATATATTGTTATTAGTGAAAAAGATATTTTAGGATATCTTGCATAG